Proteins co-encoded in one Erinaceus europaeus chromosome X, mEriEur2.1, whole genome shotgun sequence genomic window:
- the LOC107522780 gene encoding LOW QUALITY PROTEIN: tubulin-specific chaperone A (The sequence of the model RefSeq protein was modified relative to this genomic sequence to represent the inferred CDS: inserted 2 bases in 1 codon; substituted 4 bases at 4 genomic stop codons), translating into MAELRNPIKSAGSLVIVPSSLDGFVLTALALFSPASLLIIPANHILEHPGPRRSATALGGCNAPGRILLVRQIKIKTGMVKXLVKEKVMYKNEAKQEEGPSXKKNRKKKAEDGENYAIKNXQAEILXESRMMIPXFQHRLEAAYTDFLQILESEKDLEETEEYKEARLVLDSVKLEA; encoded by the exons ATGGCAGAGCTGAGGAACCCCATTAAGTCGGCGGGGTCTCTAGTCATTGTTCCCAGCTCCCTGGATGGATTTGTTTTGACAGCGCTGGCTTTGTTCTCTCCTGCTAGCTTGCTAATTATCCCTGCCAATCATATTCTGGAACACCCAGGCCCCCGCAGGTCAGCCACAGCCTTGGGAGGATGCAAT GCACCAGGACGGATCCTCCTAGTGAGGCAGATCAAGATCAAAACTGGCATGGTAAAGTGATTGGTCAAAGAAAAAGTGATGTACAAAAATGAAGCAAAACAAGAGGAGGGGCCGAGCT gaaaaaaaaacagaaaaaaaaaagctgaagatGGTGAAAATTATGCCATTAAAAATTAACAGGCCGAGATCCTGTAGGAGTCCCGGATGATGATCCC ATTCCAGCACAGGCTGGAAGCTGCCTATACTGACTTTCTGCAGATACTTGAGAGTGAAAAAGACTTGGAAGAAACTGAAGAGTATAAGGAAGCACGTCTAGTCCTGGATTCAGTGAAGTTAGAAGCGTGA